A genomic segment from Bos mutus isolate GX-2022 chromosome 27, NWIPB_WYAK_1.1, whole genome shotgun sequence encodes:
- the TRAPPC11 gene encoding trafficking protein particle complex subunit 11 isoform X2 has protein sequence MSPTQWDFPVELCCRPMAFVTLTGLDVVYNAVHRAVWDAFCANRRADRVPISFKVLPGDHEYPKCRPKRTSYEWYIPKGILKTGWMNKHLNLVPALVVVFYELDWDEPQWKEKQSECATRVEIVRQSLQGRNTKVAVVLIQKKTPLPPGEDVIASERAAALCNACELSGKSLFVLPHTDHLVGYIIRLENAFYEHAQTYYYTEIRRVKSHKEFLNKTTHQLLFVRHQFKIAFFSELKQDTQNALKNYRTAYNLVHELRAHETNILEIKTMAGFINYKICRLCFQHNTPLDAIAQFRKHIDLCKKKIGSAELAFEHAAWMSKQFQAFGDLFDEAIKLGLTAIQTQNPGFYYQQAAYYAQERKQLAKALCNHEASVTYPNPDPLETQAGVLDFYGQRSWRQGVLSFDLSDPEKEKVGILAIQLKERSVVHSEVIITLLSNAVAQFKKYKCPRMKSHLMVQMGEEYYYAKDYTKALKLLDYVMCDYRSEGWWTLLTSILTTALKCSYLMAQLKDYITYSLELLGRASTLKDDQKSRIEKNLINVLMNESPDPEPDCDILAVKTAQKLWVDRISLAGSNVFTIGVQDFVPFVQCKAKFHAPSFHVDVPVQFDVYLKADCPHPIRFSKLCISFNNQEYNQFCVIEEASKASDVLENLTQGKMCLVPGKTRKFLFKFVAKTEDVGKKIEITSVDLVLGSEAGRCVVLNWQGGGGDAASAQEALQASRSFKRRPRLPDSEVHWDGIVIQASTMIISRVPNISVHLRHDPPALTNEMYCLVVTVQSHEKSPIRDVKLTAGLKPGQDANLTQKTHVTLHGTELCDESYPALLTDIPVGDLQPGEQLEKAVYVRCGTVGSRMFLVYVSYLINTAIEGKETVCKCHKDETVTIETVFPFDVAVKFVSTKFEHLERVYADIPFLLMTDLLSASPWALTIVSSELQLAPSMTPVDQLESQVDRVVLQTGESASECFCLRCPSVGNVEGGVATGHYVISWKS, from the exons ATGAGCCCCACccagtgggacttccctgtggaATTATGCTGTCGGCCTATGGCTTTCGTCACTCTCACAGGCCTGGATGTGGTCTATAATGCTGTCCATCGCGCTGTCTGGGATGCCTTCTGTGCCAACCGGAGGGCTGACCGGGTACCGATTTCTTTCAAGGTGCTCCCAGGTGACCACGAGTATCCTAAATGTAGACCCAAG AGAACTTCGTATGAATGGTACATCCCCAAAGGGATCTTAAAGACGGGCTGGATGAACAAACATCTGAATCTGGTGCCAGCCCTGGTGGTCGTGTTTTATGAACTGGACTGGGATGAGCCCCAGTGGAAGGAGAAGCAGTCCGAATGTGCCACCAGAGTGGAAATAGTCAG GCAGAGTTTACAAGGGAGAAACACCAAAGTTGCAGTGGTTCTGATTCAGAAGAAAACCCCCTTACCCCCAG GAGAAGATGTCATTGCTTCAGAAAGGGCTGCAGCCTTATGCAACGCGTGTGAGCTGTCAGGAAAGTCTTTGTTCGTACTGCCCCATACAGACCACCTTGTGGGTTATATTATAAG attagAAAATGCCTTTTATGAACATGCACAGACTTATTACTACACTGAGATTAGAAGAGTGAAATCTCATAAAGAATTTTTGAATAAAACAACACACCAG cttttatttgtTAGACATCAGTTCAAAATAGCTTTCTTCAGTGAGTTGAAACAAGATACACAAAATGCTCTGAA GAATTACAGGACTGCCTATAACCTTGTACATGAATTGAGAGCCCATGAAACTAACATTCTGGAAATTAAGACCATGGCAGGATTTATAAACTACAAG ATCTGTAGGTTGTGTTTTCAACACAACACCCCGCTGGATGCAATCGCTCAGTTCCGAAAGCATATTGACTTgtgtaagaaaaaaattggaagtgCGGAGTTGGCTTTTGAGCATGCAGCATGGATGTCTAAAca atTCCAGGCCTTCGGAGATTTATTTGATGAAGCTATTAAGTTGGGGTTGACAGCTATTCAAACTCAGAATCCTGGTTTCTATTATCAGCAGGCAGCGTACTATGCCCAGGAACGGAAACAGCTTGCCAAAGCCCTCTGTAACCATGAA GCTTCTGTAACGTATCCCAACCCTGATCCCTTAGAAACACAAGCAGGCGTTCTTGACTTCTATGGACAACGATCATGGCGACAAGGAGTACTCA GCTTTGATCTTTCGGATCCCGAAAAAGAGAAGGTGGGGATTCTTGCCATTCAGCTAAAGGAGAGAAGTGTTGTTCACTCT GAAGTAATAATAACTCTTCTAAGCAATGCTGTTGCGCAGTTTAAGAAATATAAGTGTCCAAGAATGAAGAGTCACCTGA TGGTTCAAATGGGAGAGGAGTATTACTATGCAAAGGATTATACCAAAGCTTTGAA GTTGCTGGATTACGTGATGTGTGATTATCGGAGTGAAGGGTGGTGGACCCTGCTCACGTCTATACTGACCACGGCTCTGAAGTGTTCCTACCTCATGGCCCAGCTGAAAGATTACATCACTTACTCCCTGGAACTCCTTGGCAGAG CTTCAACGCTGAAAGATGATCAGAAATCTCGGATAGAAAAAAACCTCATAAATGTTTTAATG AATGAAAGTCCTGATCCTGAACCTGACTGTGATATCTTAGCTGTGAAAACTGCTCAGAAGCTGTGGGTGGACCGAATCTCTCTGGCTGGCAGCAATGTTTTCACAATAGGAGTACAGGACTTTGTGCCATTTG TGCAATGCAAAGCCAAGTTCCACGCCCCAAGTTTTCATGTCGATGTTCCTGTGCAGTTTGATGTTTATCTAAAGGCTGATTGTCCACATCCCATTCGGTTTTCTAAGCTCTGTATCAGCTTTAATAATCAG GAATACAACCAGTTCTGTGTAATCGAAGAAGCATCCAAAGCAAGTGACGTTTTAGAAAATTTGACTCAAGGCAAGATGTGTTTAGTTCCTGGTAAAACAaggaagtttttatttaaatttgttgcAAAAACTGAAGATGTAGGAAAGAAAATTGAG ATTACGTCCGTGGATCTGGTTCTGGGCAGCGAGGCGGGCAGGTGTGTGGTCCTGAACTGGCAGGGAGGTGGCGGGGACGCCGCATCCGCCCAGGAGGCCCTGCAGGCTTCTCGCTCTTTCAAACGAAGACCCAGGCTCCCCGACAGCGAGGTCCACTGGGACGGCATCGTGATCCAGGCGAGCACCAT gatCATTTCCAGAGTTCCAAACATTTCGGTCCATCTGCGACATGACCCACCCGCCCTGACTAACGAAATGTACTGTTTGGTTGTGACCGTTCAATCCCACGAGAAGAGCCCGATCAGAGACGTGAAGCTCACTGCTGGCTTAAAACCTG GACAGGATGCCAATTTAACTCAGAAAACGCATGTGACTCTTCATGGGACAGAACTGTGTGACGAGTCTTACCCGGCTCTGCTCACTGACATTCCCGTCGGGGACTTACAGCCCGGGGAACAG CTGGAAAAAGCGGTATACGTTCGCTGTGGAACAGTGGGCTCAAGAATGTTTCTTGTGTATGTTTCTTATCTGATCAATACAGCGattgaaggaaaagaaactgtTTGCAAATGTCACAAG GATGAAACTGTAACAATAGAAACGGTCTTTCCATTTGACGTTGCAGTTAAATTTGTTTCTACAAAG TTCGAGCACTTGGAAAGGGTTTATGCGGACATCCCCTTC